One genomic window of Acidobacteriota bacterium includes the following:
- a CDS encoding AraC family transcriptional regulator, whose product MADPLTQVIELLKPQAMFSKGISGAGRWAVRYSDFGHPGFCAVLEGQCRLAVADAAPILLNAGDFVLLPATPAFTMSGLEPAMPKRLDPNLSPSPGEEVRHGRQDGPPDVRMQGGYFMFGSPDAALLVSLLPSVIHIHGDARLTALVSLFGEEAAATRAGRELVLTRLVEVLLVEALRAADVASAPPGLLRGLADARVAGALRQIHGAPERSWTAEELCRTAGLSRSAFFDRFSRAVGLRPMEYLLAWRMALAKDLLRRGALSLDEVARRVGYGSASTFSTAFSRHVGQPPGRFARSPAPAA is encoded by the coding sequence ACCCAGGTTATCGAACTCCTCAAGCCCCAGGCGATGTTCTCGAAGGGCATCAGCGGCGCCGGTCGCTGGGCTGTGCGCTATTCGGATTTCGGCCATCCGGGCTTCTGTGCGGTGCTGGAAGGCCAGTGCCGCCTCGCGGTCGCGGACGCTGCCCCGATCCTGCTCAACGCGGGGGATTTCGTGCTGCTGCCGGCCACACCCGCCTTCACGATGTCGGGGCTCGAGCCTGCCATGCCAAAACGGCTCGACCCGAACCTGTCGCCCTCGCCCGGCGAAGAAGTCCGCCATGGCCGGCAGGACGGCCCGCCGGACGTGCGTATGCAGGGCGGCTATTTCATGTTCGGCTCGCCTGACGCCGCGCTGCTGGTCTCCCTGCTGCCGTCAGTCATCCATATCCACGGCGACGCAAGGCTCACGGCGCTAGTCAGCCTGTTCGGCGAGGAAGCAGCCGCCACGCGGGCCGGGCGCGAACTTGTCCTTACCCGGCTCGTCGAAGTGCTGCTGGTGGAAGCGCTGCGCGCCGCCGATGTTGCCAGCGCGCCGCCAGGACTTCTGCGCGGCCTCGCGGACGCCCGCGTGGCCGGCGCCCTGCGCCAGATTCATGGCGCGCCGGAGCGGTCCTGGACGGCGGAGGAACTGTGCCGCACCGCCGGACTCTCCCGCTCCGCCTTTTTCGATCGCTTTTCCCGTGCGGTAGGTCTGCGGCCGATGGAATACCTGCTTGCCTGGCGGATGGCCCTGGCAAAGGATCTGCTGCGGCGCGGCGCCCTGTCGCTCGACGAAGTAGCCCGGCGCGTCGGATATGGTTCGGCCAGTACTTTCAGCACCGCATTCAGCCGGCATGTCGGCCAGCCGCCCGGCCGCTTCGCCCGTTCGCCTGCCCC